Proteins encoded by one window of Rhodamnia argentea isolate NSW1041297 chromosome 6, ASM2092103v1, whole genome shotgun sequence:
- the LOC115748390 gene encoding uncharacterized protein LOC115748390, producing the protein MAKSGIGDTRRSRSRGRSLRRKSKPPLVQHEGENGRVPAGPSRPVTDRQVGRNRSRSTMQGKQQMQPQTWASVAKVMAKGYNLSYVAPLIEDGEPIVDITPEIVANQNPMLRESIVGYFLGKKIFFKITEEAIKKAWGAHVMDVRMHENGFYFTHIPDETFRRKVLDMGPITILRSTMMLQPWHPKLKLKKPANDTLPVWIRMRDIPLSLWSPQGISRIASAIGNPLYVDVQTEQMKRLSFARVCIEIKASRPRVQVIKLRWDDELITIGVEYEWNPLSCDACGIFGHKLGATGYPCASEHGPPNDKPSAPDPRPQLEGTWQQVQGRKGRRNAGPKLPLPDDSSVPQLAQLRLDSDHDVNPEKTGHTSPGLKTANMDPPLRAPSPVPGLCRPSNLQGESQPLPPAESPRASSTHSSTSENGGDTGTNKGIDAKDDISTPSPPFTRARATGGALAEDHDLIIQPNAAPKEPDIPRREDSPTSSKTGLKSKKKKAKKKYWGLVNPLKQAEIRSLVRINRLSCIGILETKVKQSRFESISSGLLSGWRWTSNYDYSSRGRIWIGWNPRDVDILVLLTHARLIHVHLNYITMNKSCYLSVAYGEHTFVARRALWADLIRLGGGEDPWMVAGDFNAIRDHTDRMGSSNAWIPAFDEFGDCLTHAGLDDLRYVGHRFTWATSSGDSRKQRKIDRVLINEHWSRVFSFSEAAFLAPGISDHTPMVVKIVPPPVSKRPFKFFNYWTSHPSYKDIVTRAWSTPVGGSPMYKVCCKLGLLKARLKQLNTSSFSDISNRTEQARLALFSIQDALERDPTNRSLVDRELEHLRAFSELRLREESFYKRKSRIRWLKEGDHNTRYFHHFVNKRHHRNRILSVLDSTGVVLTEPNLVREHIVGHFQQLLNGDSTSTCTGISDIRGYIGRTLDDDQINSLSRHVTDEEIRCTFSSLARGKAPGPDGFNVEFFTTSWETVGPSVILAVKDFFSTGCLLKETNTTILSLVPKTPNASAMGEFRPIACCNTVYKCITKIIANRIASVLPSIVNSSQTAFVKGRRISDNILLAQELFANFHHQPYLPKCAIKVDFQKAYDTMDWSFLEMVLQAFRFPSFLVRLIMECISSPRFSVAINGELHGFFSKNAGIRQGDPLSPYLFTLVMEVFSGILRAKTNLPDFKYFRRCKSSRLSHLFFVDDVLLFTEAHIGSVRLLKEGLDIFSGWSGLKPNRNKSNIFFSGGTSSLHDQIRECLGFQQGTLPFRYLGVPIIASRLSKTHCKVLVDSITARVRSWAQRFLSYAGRLQLIKSVLHSIHVYWASIFTLPRSILHDIERILRRFLWKGPNLGVGGAKVSRADICLPKDEGGLGIRRLVDYNKAMTLKHIWTLFTDKESLWCKWIHSTFPKNTNFWVATKPTFCSWTWKKILDLRVDFSSQFRWKLRNGRTTAFWYDWWHDKGPLFGLFSSRDIYRSRIPHEATVRSFYDSDWPPSDSRNTILGWAEPAPSFNDNGDDILTWQAHPSGTFSVASAWDFIESKGRAAPWHSFVWDRDITPRHAFLMWLVTLNRIPTRTLLIQNRRITDGTCAFCRRRPDSVDHLFFGCSVTGSLALFWAAKCRLTWRNRPWQEHIRWAMTYIGGRSFSHRLAGFSHGALCHLIWTKRNDILFRSKALFVPEMIKHLIKVVKDKAISLGTVNDTPWNRRLQSSWGLSPAIFEARP; encoded by the exons ATGGCCAAGTCTGGTATTGGTGATACTAGACGAAGCCGTAGTAGGGGGAGATCACTTCGAAGGAAGTCTAAGCCTCCTTTGGTCCAACACGAAGGTGAAAATGGGCGGGTACCTGCTGGCCCTTCGCGGCCGGTGACGGATAGACAAGTCGGCCGAAACAGGAGTAGGTCTACAATGCAAGGTAAACAGCAAATGCAACCACAAACATGGGCTAGTGTCGCCAAAGTTATGGCCAAAGGCTATAACCTATCATATGTGGCACCTTTGATTGAGGATGGGGAGCCGATTGTGGACATCACTCCGGAGATTGTGGCCAATCAAAACCCGATGTTGAGGGAGAGTATTGTAGGATACTTCTTGGGGAAGAAGATCTTCTTCAAGATCACCGAGGAAGCCATTAAAAAGGCGTGGGGGGCTCATGTCATGGATGTTCGTATGCATGAGAATGGCTTCTACTTCACCCATATCCCGGATGAAACATTTAGGAGGAAGGTCTTAGATATGGGACCTATCACCATCCTTAGGAGCACAATGATGTTGCAACCGTGGCATCCAAAGCTAAAGCTCAAGAAACCCGCAAATGACACCCTCCCGGTGTGGATTAGGATGAGAGATATCCCACTCTCTCTATGGTCACCGCAAGGTATAAGCCGCATTGCTAGTGCGATTGGAAATCCTCTCTATGTGGATGTCCAAACGGAGCAAATGAAGAGACTTTCTTTTGCCCGGGTATGTATCGAGATCAAAGCTTCTCGACCTCGGGTGCAGGTGATCAAACTTCGATGGGATGATGAGTTGATCACTATTGGAGTTGAGTACGAATGGAACCCCCTCTCATGCGACGCTTGTGGCATCTTTGGGCACAAATTGGGGGCAACCGGATACCCGTGTGCGAGTGAACATGGACCCCCCAACGATAAGCCTTCGGCTCCCGATCCTCGCCCCCAGCTCGAAGGCACTTGGCAGCAAGTTCAAGGTAGGAAAGGAAGACGAAATGCGGGACCTAAACTACCCCTACCGGATGATTCCTCCGTCCCTCAACTTGCTCAGCTACGGTTGGATTCGGACCACGATGTGAATCCGGAAAAAACAGGGCATACCTCTCCCGGTTTGAAGACCGCCAATATGGACCCTCCTCTTCGGGCTCCTTCACCGGTCCCCGGACTCTGCAggccttcaaacctgcaagGTGAATCGCAGCCTCTTCCACCGGCTGAATCACCCCGAGCCTCCTCTACCCACTCTTCCACATCAGAAAATGGTGGTGACACTGGAACAAATAAGGGCATCGATGCTAAAGACGATATTTCCACTCCCTCCCCTCCTTTTACTAGAGCTCGGGCCACGGGTGGTGCTCTTGCGGAGGACCACGATCTGATCATCCAACCGAATGCAGCCCCTAAGGAGCCGGATATTCCTCGGAGGGAAGACAGCCCTACCTCTTCTAAGACAGGCCTGAAgtctaagaagaagaaggctaAGAAGAAATACTG gggcCTAGTTAACCCCCTTAAACAAGCTGAAATCCGGTCCCTTGTAAGGATCAACCGGCTTTCTTGTATAGGAATTCTGGAGACTAAGGTGAAGCAATCTCGTTTTGAATCCATATCCAGTGGTTTACTATCGGGTTGGCGGTGGACTTCCAACTATGATTATTCGTCTCGAGGTAGGATATGGATTGGTTGGAATCCTCGGGACGTTGATATTCTTGTTCTATTGACTCATGCTCGGTTGATCCATGTTCATCTTAATTATATTACCATGAACAAGTCTTGTTATCTTTCGGTTGCCTATGGTGAGCACACTTTTGTGGCGCGGAGAGCCCTTTGGGCGGACCTTATTCGTCTCGGCGGAGGTGAAGATCCGTGGATGGTAGCAGGGGACTTCAATGCCATTCGGGATCACACCGACAGGATGGGTAGCTCAAACGCTTGGATCCCCGCCTTCGATGAATTTGGAGATTGCCTAACTCATGCTGGACTTGACGATCTCAGATATGTTGGGCATAGGTTCACATGGGCTACCTCTTCCGGAGATTCTCGCAAGCAACGTAAGATTGATCGAGTCCTCATCAATGAACACTGGAGCCGTGTCTTCTCCTTCTCCGAGGCGGCTTTCTTGGCACCTGGCATCTCGGACCACACGCCTATGGTTGTCAAGATCGTCCCCCCTCCGGTATCCAAAAGaccttttaagttttttaacTACTGGACGTCTCATCCGTCCTACAAGGATATTGTCACACGTGCTTGGAGCACACCTGTCGGCGGTTCTCCTATGTACAAGGTATGTTGCAAGCTCGGGCTCCTCAAAGCACGTCTCAAACAACTAAATACAAGCTCGTTCTCGGACATCTCCAACCGGACAGAACAAGCAAGATTAGCCCTCTTTTCAATACAGGATGCCCTAGAACGGGATCCCACGAACCGTAGCTTGGTTGACCGGGAGCTAGAACACCTTCGTGCGTTCTCGGAACTTAGACTTCGGGAGGAATCGTTCTACAAGCGTAAGTCAAGAATTCGGTGGCTTAAAGAGGGGGATCACAACACAAGATACTTCCACCATTTTGTTAACAAAAGACACCACCGCAACCGCATCCTCTCGGTTTTAGACTCCACTGGTGTCGTCTTGACCGAACCGAATCTGGTGCGGGAACACATTGTAGGACACTTTCAACAGCTGCTCAATGGGGATTCGACCTCTACTTGTACTGGGATTTCAGATATACGCGGCTACATTGGTCGTACTCTAGATGACGACCAAATCAACTCCCTATCTCGACATGTCACGGACGAGGAGATCAGATGCACCTTCTCCTCCCTTGCTAGAGGTAAAGCTCCTGGCCCCGATGGTTTCAATGTGGAATTCTTCACAACTTCATGGGAAACTGTTGGTCCGTCGGTAATATTGGCAGTCAAGGATTTCTTTTCCACGGGTTGTCTTCTCAAAGAGACCAACACAACTATCCTCTCCTTGGTTCCCAAGACACCCAATGCCTCGGCTATGGGTGAGTTTCGGCCTATTGCTTGTTGCAACACCGTCTACAAATGTATAACCAAGATCATAGCCAACCGAATTGCTAGTGTCTTGCCCTCCATTGTTAATTCATCTCAAACGGCTTTTGTCAAAGGAAGAAGGATTAGTGATAACATATTGCTCGCTCAAGAGTTGTTTGCGAACTTTCATCATCAGCCATATCTtccaaaatgtgcaatcaaggtTGACTTCCAGAAGGCCTATGATACGATGGATTGGTCTTTCCTTGAAATGGTGTTACAAGCATTTCGGTTCCCCTCCTTTCTTGTTAGGTTGATCATGGAATGCATCTCCTCGCCACGGTTTTCCGTCGCTATTAACGGTGAGCTCCATGGCTTCTTCTCCAAGAATGCAGGCATTAGACAAGGTGACCCCCTATCCCCTTACTTATTCACCTTGGTTATGGAAGTTTTCTCCGGTATTCTCCGTGCCAAGACCAATCTTCCGGACTTCAAATATTTCCGGAGATGCAAATCTTCCCGACTATCGCATTTATTCTTTGTCGATGATGTCCTCTTATTCACCGAGGCCCACATCGGGTCGGTACGGTTGCTTAAAGAGGGGTTGGATATATTCTCGGGGTGGTCGGGTTTGAAGCCAAACCGGAACAAAAGCAACATCTTCTTCTCTGGTGGCACTTCGAGTCTTCATGACCAAATCCGGGAGTGCTTGGGCTTCCAACAAGGTACTCTTCCATTCCGCTACTTAGGGGTACCTATTATTGCATCTAGACTAAGCAAGACTCATTGCAAGGTATTGGTGGACTCTATCACGGCTAGAGTAAGGTCTTGGGCCCAAAGGTTCTTGTCTTATGCCGGTCGTCTACAGCTCATCAAGTCTGTCTTACATTCGATCCATGTTTACTGGGCTAGCATTTTCACCCTCCCAAGGTCcatcttgcatgatattgagcGTATTCTACGACGCTTTCTTTGGAAAGGTCCTAACCTTGGTGTTGGGGGTGCCAAGGTGTCCCGGGCGGACATATGTCTTCCCAAAGACGAGGGAGGCTTGGGGATTCGCAGGCTTGTGGATTACAACAAGGCCATGACCCTCAAACATATATGGACCCTATTCACCGATAAAGAGTCCTTGTGGTGCAAGTGGATTCACTCGACTTTCCCGAAGAACACTAATTTTTGGGTGGCTACCAAACCCACATTCTGCTCATGGACATGGAAGAAGATACTCGACCTCCGCGTGGATTTCTCTTCACAATTCCGATGGAAGTTAAGAAATGGACGTACGACGGCTTTCTGGTACGATTGGTGGCACGACAAAGGCCCCCTCTTCGGGCTCTTTTCTAGTAGGGATATCTACCGTTCCAGGATACCGCATGAAGCCACAGTGCGCTCCTTTTATGACTCGGATTGGCCACCGTCGGACTCACGGAATACCATTTTGGGGTGGGCGGAGCCGGCACCTTCTTTCAACGACAATGGAGATGACATACTCACCTGGCAAGCCCACCCGTCGGGTACTTTCTCGGTGGCGTCGGCCTGGGACTTCATCGAGTCCAAAGGTCGGGCTGCTCCTTGGCACTCTTTTGTGTGGGACCGGGACATTACTCCGCGTCACGCCTTTCTCATGTGGTTAGTCACTCTCAACCGCATACCTACCCGCACTTTACTAATCCAAAACCGCAGGATCACCGATGGGACTTGTGCCTTCTGCCGAAGGAGACCGGATTCCGTGGATCATCTATTCTTTGGGTGCTCGGTTACGGGTAGCTTGGCCTTGTTTTGGGCAGCCAAATGTCGGTTAACATGGAGGAACCGTCCTTGGCAAGAACACATCCGTTGGGCCATGACGTACATAGGTGGCCGGTCTTTCTCTCACCGACTTGCCGGATTCTCCCATGGTGCGCTTTGTCACCTTATATGGACCAAGCGGAATGACATCTTATTTCGGAGCAAGGCCCTTTTTGTACCGGAAATGATTAAACACCTCATTAAGGTGGTCAAGGACAAAGCCATTTCTCTTGGAACAGTCAACGATACCCCTTGGAATCGTCGGTTACAAAGTAGTTGGGGTCTCTCCCCCGCCATCTTTGAGGCTCGTCCTTAG